Genomic window (Vespa velutina chromosome 16, iVesVel2.1, whole genome shotgun sequence):
atatataaattcatgtatgtgtgtatgtgtgtgtgtatttttcttataatacaCTATCTATGATCAtactaatattaatcaattgttTAGGAAAATTCTATAATcttacataattttatatttttctttgattagattacttaattttatcgaattactatgtctattattaaaaattatagaatacatattatttcgataatatcatttaatattagaatatatacatatatatatatatatacactacatataatatatgtactatatacagtatatataagccgttgattttgaaaatgaaaatatatatatatatatatatttatatttttatttatgtaataatctatattatattatctattcaCTTTGCAACATCTGTTCGCATAAGTGTTTAGATAATTAACCAGATTTTATAAGggattataaaagattaacgAACCCCTTTTTTGAAGTTCTTcacaaatttaaaataatatttcatcctGCATCTCTCATTAGAGCGAGCAAACTACGATAATATCTgctaaagtataataataataattataatagtaataataataataataataataataataataataataataataataataataatgataatacaaaaGCAATGAAATAGCGGATAAGAGGGAAGCACATCCTGCGCATTTACTTTGACCGCCCGTAGAACCCTGTTAATAGCACGCTATCATCCCCAATTTAACATATCtcacaagatttttttttttttttttttttttttttttctatacatacatatacaaaacaAATGCACTATTTGATGACTTACTTCTTCTAAAATTtcttgaatatttccaaatttatatatgtatatatatttacatataacaaaaaaaataattaatacaaattccCAAAGGaatacaaatctttttttgtacCATATCATTATTAAGACTTTGACGAAGTTATTATACTGacatgttattaatataattattatattattatttcattataaaatagcAAATTTTCAATCCtgtttaaaattaaagatattatttaaaccaataatatatcatatacatatacatatcttaatatatatatataatatatataatatatataataatataataaaaaaatataaatatatatatacatacatacaatatatgattaattagggtaatttttatcttttattttttgacacTAAATTATTGCTTGATTTAGATAatttgtatattgtatatattatatatatttatcttaccaatgtagataattattttaattttaaataatatatatatatatatataatggtacaaataatttattgattttatatatattaatttatatatatttaatatagatcatatgttttgtatttaaatacacatatatatatgtgtgtgtgtgtgtgtgtgcgcgcaaTTTTCTTGTTGacgttttttttaaataacgatatgaCTTTTAATTTTCAGATGATTCACAAGTGCCGACATTATGCGAACTATCGGCACGATGCGTTGCATCTCACATACCCTTCGAGTTGGTCGAACACGTTTATCCACCTGTGCCGGAACAATTGCAGCTGAGGATAGCTTTCTGGAGTTTTCCCGATAACGAGGAAGACATAAGACTCTATTCTTGCCTTGCAAATGGCAGTGCGGATGAATTTCAACGTGGCGAACAACTATTTCGTTCGAGAAGCGTCAAGAATCCTCTGCAAATAGGTAAAACatcatatacattatataaggGAAAAGTtgtccttcattttttttttttttttttttttttttttcattagaaaatacaATAAGATTATGTagagattatatttattatttatataaatattatatgtattattttattatgatattttattattaaaatattgtaatgaaataatatatatttatgcggAGTGCCACaatgacaaaatttttttttataattttataatgacaaaattgaaaatgCTTTTTCAAATctactgattattatttctaagtGTTCAAAAAATATACAGTATTCTTTTGgagtaaaaattattgattctgTAGAAATGACAACTGTTTAAAATCCTTGGGATATAACGCATCCCAATTTATGAACATTAATGaacattatgaatattatgaaCATTGATgatcttaataaaaaatatgaaaatgtattatctTCTGTAACttaagaaatgaatgaaacgtttataatacaaatacaatacaataaagTACCAATTATTCTGtatggataataaaaatatgtttgcacacacatacatgtattacgtacattattacatacatatattataatttttatataggtTTTCATCTCAGCGCCAGCGTGAATCCGCAAATGATGTCAGCAACGTCTGGTGTCGCTAGATCTCAATTCAATGTAGCAGTAACTTTCGATCGTCGAAAGATCACATCGTGCAATTGTACTTGCTCCTCAAAGGCTTATTGGTGTGCACACGTAGTTGCTGTTTGTCTTCATAGAATACAtatggtaaatatatatatatatatatagttttaattatttatttttttcttcttttttttcttttttgtacatatttactatatcgaaaatattaaaattacgatcgaaaaacttattgaaaaataatttttcagcCGACACAAGTTTGCCTAAGAGCACCAGTGAGCGAATCTCTGTCGCGATTGCACAGAGATCAATTGCAAAAATTTGCTCAATATCTTATAAGCGAATTGCCACAACAAATTCTTCCCACTGCTCAATTACTCTTGGACGAATTGTTGTCAGCCCAACCGAATGCCATCAATAGTTATTGTGGTGCTCCTGATCCTACGGCAGGTGCTTCCGCGCACGATCAAACATCTTGGTATCTGGACGAGAAAACGTTGCACGATAACATTAAGAAAATTCTTATCAAGTTCTGTGTACCAGCGCCTATTGTGTTCAggtgaattttattttcgttaaagaTAACGTATTAATcaaataagtattataattttatagataatacatatttatatgttgaTGCTgtgttgtaattttttttttctttttttttctttttgaagtgAATATGTCAatattagaaatgaatttttaatattgtattgagGATTGACCGATCAATAAATAGTACCAAAATTgttactattttatatataaataaaaaatatttattgtttatatatatataatattggatTCTCCGTGAAGTTCATGCCGATTAACAATTAAATCAGTTGTATTAaagtaattctattttataaacCGCAAACCGCATAGTTCTAGTTATTCGTAATCCGCTATATTTTTGTCATCGTATTTGATCAttgtaaatattgaaaattcttctcaagtattcaaaattaaaatttacacCTTTAAAAACCTAGCAAATCACACTTTCTAATAATTCCTTCGATTGAAagatcattttcataaatagcataaatatcttttcttcttatctttcctatgatataaaaatatcaaatgtcGATTTACAAAATCCACTCTATTGCCGTCCATTTTTAATCATAAGCACaaaatcgaaaggaaattactaagtgaacaaaaaaaaaaaaattatttgtaataaaaactTCGTCAAATACACCGttgcaatatacatataaacaaaactaacaaaacttttattatcattatagacGTACCGATACATTTTCTTACATACTTGTAAGTGCAAACTAatcacattaaaaaaaaaaaaaaaaaataatcattattaataacacaGTTTATTAGTAATCGTTAAAAGATTAAAGTCGGTCAATccaatatttatgttttttgttattaaaaagtcgacatttataataatgaattattgtattctgataataataatatcgtttgatTAACATTatccgataatattttttagcgACGTAAACTATTTGAGCACTACAGCACCTCCGGCTGCTGCCGAATGGTCGTCGCTTCTTAGACCATTGAGAGGTCGAGAACCAGAGGGAATGTGGAACCTGCTCTCGATCGTACGTGAAATGTTCAAGAGAACGGATCGTAACGCAATACCGCTTTTAGAGATTATCACAGAAGAATGCATGGCCTGTGAACAAATAATAGTTTGGTGGTTTAACACGAAAGTAGCTTTATTGAATGGTACAGGACATGGTGGTGGTAAACATGGTAATATGAACAGCAACGTTCATGCATCTCAACATGCGTGTTCTTCGTTGTGCGACGAAATTGTCGTACTTTGGAGATTGGCTGCTCTAAATCCTGGATTATCACCGGCCGAACGAGAGATGCTACATGATCAATTTATGGCATGGCATATGAAGATCATTGATaaggtaatattaataaaagtattacttATGTTTATGTTCGAGGAGATTTGATTATATCcattaaaaatcaatactattgccttatttatttttaggtcACTAAAAGTCGTGGTACCTCGGTATCCCATAATtcgcataataaaaataatagcagTAGCTATAAGGATTCATTGAAGAACGATTTAACCGTATTTGTTGGCTTCAAAACGGCTCTTGAGGCATGTTATTTAGATTGGGAAGAATATACTCTTCCGGGTATCACATACACCGCTGAAAGCAATCCCATGTATCATTGTCCATTTACATGTTTTCGACATGTTGGTGATAGTGGTACCGAAGTAAATCAGGtttgttatatctttttctaaatatgatatataatttatcattgatctttttatatgatataaaacgtaaattgtatatcttttataaaggTGAATTCGAGTTCGGCTGTCTTGAATTGCCAACCACCTATTTCTCATCATCACAGCAGACGACCTGTACCATTAGGTCTCGTAGAATTTAGTTATACGGATAGACGAAGATTGAATCCACGAGAATTTCCGGGATTGTGTTCAAGAGGTAGCGGCGGTGATGGAAATCGTAGCAGTGTTAGTTCTGAAGGTTTTTGCGAAAATGATACCGATATGGCCGACATTTCGGAACCACAATTATTACTTAGACGTGGATGCGCCAGGTTAAATAATTGCGGAGATACAGATTCACAGGTTGATAcgatcgttaatataatttgaaaataatttttaatttataaacaaatttataatacatgataaataattaatgtttagGAGGGCGGAGGTAGCGAATCCTCATCGAACAGTAACGTGAgtttaaaaaatgttcaagACTCGAATAAACATTGTTCGAACGTATTATCATCGGAAAGTCATAGTGACAGTAGTGAAAGTAGTAACAATAAGACTACTAACGAAGTGAAGTGCGGCAGGGCGAATTTCGTCGACTATCGTGATAAGTCGCGTACGGTAAATCCTAAAGCAACAGGATCAAAGACTGAACAAGAATCTGAACAAGAGAATGATGCATCCAGAAGACAATCAAAGGATGAAAGTTCATCTTCTAGCAGCGATAGCCCTTCTGGTGATgaatataacgtttattattatgattcaaAGGCAACAGTGAATAATACAGGAAACGATTCGAAAACCGAATCACCTTTGACCATAGCACCGAGCGCAAGTGCATTGTTGGGTAATCTAAAGAAAACAGAAGATCCTTGGGGTATATTTCTTGCTAGAGCAGAGGGTCTTTATGCCCATGGACATACGCGAGAAGCTTGTATACTTGGTGTTCGATTAGCAGAAGAATTATTAGCTAATCCTCCGGATTTAATGATCGAGGAACCACCCGTGccattgaaaggaaaaaagaaaaaggtaagataaaagatttgatttaatttcatatgtCCTCTGTTACCATAATCGaatgataatatcaaatgaatataaatgttaCAGCAACAAGTGAATCCAGCGTCACATCAATTAACGTGCCTTGCCTCCGCCACTTTGGCAAAATGTTGCTTCTTGTGCACGGTACTCGCTGAAAATCCTGAATATCACAATCTTGCATTCAGAGTAGGTCTCTATGGTTTAGAAATGGCTAGACCGCCGGCAAATACGAAACCTTTAGAGGTAAAATTTATACCTATCAATACGGTTAATACCAttgaaagttcttttttttttttttctatttctatttctctgttaatttctttatcattttctttttatcaggTCAAACTAGCACATCAAGAAAGCGAACTCGTCGgtttgttgaaaaaaattccCCTAGGTCAAGCTGAACTTAATATGGTCAGACAAAGAGCGGCGCAATTACGAGATGGTGTATTACGATCAAGAGGGCATGCATTGCTACCAATTATTTTAGCAAGCTTCATATTCGATACTTTGAATACACCGAGTATGTTTATCCTtaacatatatgcatatataaataaattaatatatatatgtatatatatatatatatatatatatatatatgagtctATGAAAAAATGgaatctttgaaatattttaattaagtttAGTTGTTAAAATACCGCACGCGTTAACCCAAAGTTAAATTTCTGTTCGATCagaatccatttttttttttttttcatacacattttttttcatatacatcTACAATATTAATACTCAGGTAGAATAGAAAAGTAAAgtataggaagaaaaaaaaaaaaaaaaaaaaaaaaagaaaaaatatttacaggaGGTCCGGAAATTAACAAAGAAGCTGATGAAGCTCTGGGTTTCGACGCAGCTGTCGCTGCTTTAGGATTGAAAGCAAACGTAAGTGAAGCGGATCATCCGCTTCTTTGCGAAGGTACTAGACGGCAAAGGTACGTTAATCATCATTAGAAATTTCTCTAAGATCATGGAAATAAAGTTAtgatatatttcttgttttgaTTTATAGGGGCGACTTGGCGATTACTCTTCTTGTACATTACAAGGATGCACCGGCTAAAGTAGCTAGAATAATGAACAAACTTTTGGATCGTGATGTTCATCAATTAATTAAGTCTCCTATTCTTAGTAGTTACTACACTGCAAATCCTATCACTAAACCTGAGGcaagaatttaaatattgtcTGTTATATGACCGTTTCTTAAATtcaatttagataaaaaattattattattatttatttatttatttatttatttatttatttatttttcagacGACAACGCATTTGCCGGATGACGAATGTTTGTCGCCTTTAACAGGCACCGATGTTCCTGGAAACAGTGACAATGTTATCGGTAATGGGAGTAGACCACACAGTAGTACAAGCGCGGAATTAGAAAATAGCATGAGTGCATTAACTCTTCAACCACCATTAGTGCAACCAGTACCAACTAGAACTAAAGAAACAAGGtttgtttttcattgataatacatacgtattaataCATCGTGAATTTTAATGTTAGCTTTAGCCAGTTgccaattatatttttggCAATGAATGACTATGAAAAAgcttttacataaattttgaaagtcacgttataaaattaaataaccataacattttaaaaattatatattacatattcttATAAGTTATACCATAATTCTTGTGATTGGTTGCAACctctaaaatagaaaaaaacacGAGAATTTTAATGATCAATCTACAATGTGTTAacaatattactttatttttttctttttctttttttatacttttgaaTACTCATAACATAAGCAATCCATGTGGATGGCGTACGCCTAATGACTTCGATTACTGGGAAtggaatacttttttttcgttaatgtGATCTCTATCGATTGAATATGCAAGTTGTAaaactatttaaataatgcaaAAAAGTTCTTCTCAAACATCAATTATTCTATTCAAaacattaaaatgtaaataatataatcttaatttgaaattatattaatgaaacaaaatatttgaacttaataaatataacaaaaaaatgtgaacaattttatacttatattttaaaCAACAAAATATCAAACTTTAAATcacatatactttatatttacattaaattgattttgtaaaataaaaacacacacacacattacaaaataatttcggattattttgtaaaaacttttaacgttaaattttaaatccattgaaattaattttgagTGTGGTAAATCTCAAGACGATCGTCTATACACAAATCGACAATGTTGTTACTAATCTCAAGCGTGAGGGAGATCGAAAAAATTCGCTAAACGCTTATATGCGTCTATAGCACTCACAAACGATtaattttgatcattttataGGTACAAGAGTAAGCGAGTATGTCCATCGATCCCTAATCAACCATCCGAAGCTGGTGCACATTTCATGTGTGAATTGGCTAAAACCGTATTGGCTAAAGCAGGTGGTAGTAGTTCAACTTCATTGTTCACTCAAGTATCAACAAATCAAAATCATCATGTACCACATAGAGCTTTACACATGTGCGCCTTTCAATTGGGCTTATATGCTCTTGGTCTTCATAATTGCGTCAGTCATAATTGGTTGAGTCGTACTTATTCAACACACGTATCTTGGATCACTGGACAAGCTGTAGAAATTGGTGCCCCGGCTATATGGTTTCTCATTGAAAGTTGGGAAGGTCATCTAACTCCTCCAGAAGCAGTCAGTATTGCTGATAAATCTTCCAGAGGTAGCGATCCAAATATGGTCAGAGCAGCCGCAGAATTGGCACTATCTTGTTTACCACATGCTCATGCTCTTAATCCAAATGAAGTGCAAAGAGCAATTTTACAGgtaaacattataaatgaattgaGGTAAAATAACTATATGACatctaaattaatatcattcaaaaatttctttatatttacagTGTAAGGAACAAAGTGATGTGATGTTGGAAAAAGCATGTATCACGGTTGAAAATACGGCAAAAGGTGGCGGTGTTTATCCAGAAGTACTTTTTCAAGTTGCCAAATATTGGTACGAGTTGTATATCCGTGTAAGTTTACAATATTACTTTCGAACCTgtctatgaaataaaaagatcgattaattaatattataaaagatcgataaattataattaattttttgttttttttttttttttttttttttttttttttttttttttttttgtttacatgcAGCACACACCAGGAGGAGAACAACAAGATGAGATGCCACACGATTCTTTACAGTTAGATCTTAACAGTGCCCTTTTAGTAGAACCTGGTCCTCCGGTAGATTTATCTGCAGGTCAAATGATACCAGGTCCAACACAGGCCGTTGTTGTAACTAGTACACAACCACCTCCTCAGCCATATCCTGCACATCCCACTATAACGACTCTGGCACCCTTGGGTACAGTACAACAGTATTACAATCACGAAGCACAAATAATACAACAACCAGGTGTTTagataaaagtattttctttctttttttggaggacatataaaaataatattagttcttttttcttcttttttttttcttcttttttttttttttctcttttctttttaaactaacttaataaattaacataagccatttttcaaatcgaatgcagttataattatttacgcataaaaaatcattattcatAATGCCTTAACATTATTCACGCGCATTAACTAATGTTACATATAACCTTTtgcttctctttatttccaGGAGTTGGCATGCCGTATGCGGTAGCTCCCTACAGTTTCGTACATCCTCATCATTCGATTCCAACGTTCGGTGGCCCGATGCCTTCGCATAGAGTAACTCTACCACCTGCACCACCACACATGCAAATGTATCACACAGCCTTTCCACCTCATCCTAGATGTCCACAGCATCCTCAACATCCACAACATCCGCATCATCCACCGCCAGCTGCACAGCCACCGCCAGTGCCGCAATACTACGCACCGCAACCTCCGCCTCCGCCAGGAACCCATCATTTGTTCACCATGCAACAAACCATGCCAGTTAACGTacgcaaattatttttatttttctagatAACGTATGAGGAATTCttgtaaatttattgtttctaatttaaatatatggtttctctctttttttcttttctatttttttttttttttttttttttttttttttttttcattttttcttttcatcaggTTCAAGCGGGAGTAACACACGGTCCTATTCCTGGACAAAGTGGTCTGCCTGGACCAGCATTGGTACAGGCTCAACCAATTATATCGACTGTAAGACCTCAACCCCAggttaatatatatgtatatatatatatatatatattacattattctacaatagatcatttttcttaGAGTTATCGTTTTTcattgctttctttctttttttttttttttttcgatcaggTTCATAGACAAAATCAACCGTTTAGGCAACAACAATTTAGGGCATTGGTTGCGGCGTATCGCGTAGGTATGTTAGCCTTGGAGACATTAGCTCGTAGAGTTCACGACGACAGGCCCCAGGCAAAATATGCACGTAATCCACCATACGGAGAAGACGTTAAATGGTTGTTAAGAGTTTCGAAACGTTTGGGCTCCCAATACCTTCATCAGTTGTGTGTCTGCACGGTTAACAGTATCGTCAGCCCGTTTGTTCTTCATGAAGTGGCACTCGAAGCGGCCCATTATCTTGCCAGAAATAATCCAACTTTGGTGTTACAACATTTGAGATCGGCTCCTTTGGCACCGCTAGTACACAAGTGTCAACAAATGTTAGTTTTACGTTTGATAACAGACAGACTATTGGGTGTTagtatatcaaaaaataaagaagtataataatttgtattaattataaattcgtaGGTATATTCAGTGTATGCATCAGAAGTTATATCATCTGGCACCTGGCGATTACGAGGACTTCGCAAGTGTAGTTTGTGCGGCAAGAGCCGCATTCCATATCACTCCTGAAGGGCACACACAATTCAAAGAATGGCTTCAATCTATTAAGAGGTAATAatacttcatttcttttaactcTTTGCGGTTTGATGGGTTAAAAATTGATCCATCCTTTTCTTGCTTAACTTTTAACGCATGgtggtatatattttaattcacctcgttattatttcttatcttatttttgttttttcccaTCTCATTTTgagtaatattttatgttaaataattgaaacgaacgtttttttcattgttttttatattaaaaaaaaaaaaagaaaaaaaaaaagaataccgTGCAacttagatttttattttctttaaaatcgtttGTCTCCAAAGTTTTAACAGGAAGTAATTttgagaaatcttttttccttttcttttttattttcttttttttttttttttttttttttttttagagcaactatgaaagattaaaaaaaaaaaaaagaaaataaataaataaaaaagaaaggaaaaaaagacaaacgtACAAAATAAAGGACTTTGTATGCTTGCTTTCAGATCTCAATCGTGTAACAAAGATCTATGGGCGCAAATCAATGCGGCATTACAGCAAAATGGCAAATGACATAGAGCGGAACCAGGCATATCAAGAGGCATAACGTCATTACCCCATTCAACATCAGTAGCCCCTGGAACAATTGCTGTGGCACAGGCATCGTCTGTTACTGCAACGGTAGCtccatcatcatcgttatcaccggttacgacgacgacaacaacgacgacgtccTCGTCTATAGCAGCTACTACGACAACAACACAGAATTTAGTCACCcatcaacatcaacaacaatCTTCGTCCCATCAAGATCGTCGTACGCGTTCACGCATCGGTCATCCACAACAAGGACGACTTGGTCAGGATTTTCATAATGTCTGTTTACGTTCGTCCTCGTGGAAACATCGCGTAAGCGGCAACGATAACAAGGGCAACAACATTGGATGACGTATGAGTTTTCCGTGCAGCACGCACGACGGAAACCGTCTTAGGATTCTTGCTCAAAATGGAAAATTCATCACGGAAATGAACGCCCGTTCGATCCAATTTGATCAACGTACGGTATCCATGATGACATAAGCTAAAAATTGCTTGAtctaagaaaagaaggaggaggaggaggaggaggaggagaaggaggaggaacgagaaagaagagaaaggaagaaaaagaaaaagagaaaaaaaggaaaaagaaaaaagaaagaggaaaataaacaaaaaaagcgagagaaagagagagagagagaaaaatctcATATCTAAAGAAAGATTATCGCGTGTTCAATCAATTCGAATTAATCTGCAGCATTCAGAGAACGCAATtcattacacacacacacacatatatatatatatgtatgtgtatatatatatatatat
Coding sequences:
- the LOC124954968 gene encoding zinc finger SWIM domain-containing protein 8 homolog isoform X3 codes for the protein MANGSSTGNNPTSQSNGNPNGGGGSGGGGVGGGAGGSGGTTSSAGNPNVQPAVDQPAQGGQILDWEDVDRFSFEDSDHFEEDSLCSWSSEPESLCNNWRGWRRPTAGFGTAKRPTDDDSQVPTLCELSARCVASHIPFELVEHVYPPVPEQLQLRIAFWSFPDNEEDIRLYSCLANGSADEFQRGEQLFRSRSVKNPLQIGFHLSASVNPQMMSATSGVARSQFNVAVTFDRRKITSCNCTCSSKAYWCAHVVAVCLHRIHMPTQVCLRAPVSESLSRLHRDQLQKFAQYLISELPQQILPTAQLLLDELLSAQPNAINSYCGAPDPTAGASAHDQTSWYLDEKTLHDNIKKILIKFCVPAPIVFSDVNYLSTTAPPAAAEWSSLLRPLRGREPEGMWNLLSIVREMFKRTDRNAIPLLEIITEECMACEQIIVWWFNTKVALLNGTGHGGGKHGNMNSNVHASQHACSSLCDEIVVLWRLAALNPGLSPAEREMLHDQFMAWHMKIIDKVTKSRGTSVSHNSHNKNNSSSYKDSLKNDLTVFVGFKTALEACYLDWEEYTLPGITYTAESNPMYHCPFTCFRHVGDSGTEVNQVNSSSAVLNCQPPISHHHSRRPVPLGLVEFSYTDRRRLNPREFPGLCSRGSGGDGNRSSVSSEGFCENDTDMADISEPQLLLRRGCARLNNCGDTDSQEGGGSESSSNSNVSLKNVQDSNKHCSNVLSSESHSDSSESSNNKTTNEVKCGRANFVDYRDKSRTVNPKATGSKTEQESEQENDASRRQSKDESSSSSSDSPSGDEYNVYYYDSKATVNNTGNDSKTESPLTIAPSASALLGNLKKTEDPWGIFLARAEGLYAHGHTREACILGVRLAEELLANPPDLMIEEPPVPLKGKKKKQQVNPASHQLTCLASATLAKCCFLCTVLAENPEYHNLAFRVGLYGLEMARPPANTKPLEVKLAHQESELVGLLKKIPLGQAELNMVRQRAAQLRDGVLRSRGHALLPIILASFIFDTLNTPRGPEINKEADEALGFDAAVAALGLKANVSEADHPLLCEGTRRQRGDLAITLLVHYKDAPAKVARIMNKLLDRDVHQLIKSPILSSYYTANPITKPETTTHLPDDECLSPLTGTDVPGNSDNVIGNGSRPHSSTSAELENSMSALTLQPPLVQPVPTRTKETRYKSKRVCPSIPNQPSEAGAHFMCELAKTVLAKAGGSSSTSLFTQVSTNQNHHVPHRALHMCAFQLGLYALGLHNCVSHNWLSRTYSTHVSWITGQAVEIGAPAIWFLIESWEGHLTPPEAVSIADKSSRGSDPNMVRAAAELALSCLPHAHALNPNEVQRAILQCKEQSDVMLEKACITVENTAKGGGVYPEVLFQVAKYWYELYIRHTPGGEQQDEMPHDSLQLDLNSALLVEPGPPVDLSAGQMIPGPTQAVVVTSTQPPPQPYPAHPTITTLAPLGVGMPYAVAPYSFVHPHHSIPTFGGPMPSHRVTLPPAPPHMQMYHTAFPPHPRCPQHPQHPQHPHHPPPAAQPPPVPQYYAPQPPPPPGTHHLFTMQQTMPVNVQAGVTHGPIPGQSGLPGPALVQAQPIISTVRPQPQVHRQNQPFRQQQFRALVAAYRVGMLALETLARRVHDDRPQAKYARNPPYGEDVKWLLRVSKRLGSQYLHQLCVCTVNSIVSPFVLHEVALEAAHYLARNNPTLVLQHLRSAPLAPLVHKCQQMYIQCMHQKLYHLAPGDYEDFASVVCAARAAFHITPEGHTQFKEWLQSIKRSQSCNKDLWAQINAALQQNGK